A stretch of DNA from Phenylobacterium koreense:
GAGGTGGCCCGCAAGCTCGCCGAGCGGATGGCCCGGGCCCTCTCCTAGGCCTTATTTCTGCGCGGCGAGGAAGGCGACGACGGCGGCCCTCTGGGCCGGATCGCCAGGCATGCCGACCATCATCGTGGTGCCCGGGACAACCGCGGCGGGCTTGGCGATGTAGGCGTCGAGCCTGGCCGCGTCCCAGACGATGCCGGATTTCTTCATGGCGGCGGAATAGGAAAAGCCCGGGACGGTCCCGGCCTTGCGCCCGATCATGCCGGCGAGCGGAGGCCCCATCTTGGCCGCGCCGCCGGGCGCGATCGCATGGCAGGTTCCGCAGCGCTGATTGAAGAGCGTCTCGCCCTGGCTGGGCGCCGCGGCGGCCGCGCCGGCCAGCGCCATCAGCGAAACCGCGGGAACGACGGCGATCCAGGGGCGGCGAACGCGGTGCGACATGAAAGGTCTCCTCACTCTGAAAGCACTAGCCGAACGTCCCC
This window harbors:
- a CDS encoding c-type cytochrome — translated: MSHRVRRPWIAVVPAVSLMALAGAAAAAPSQGETLFNQRCGTCHAIAPGGAAKMGPPLAGMIGRKAGTVPGFSYSAAMKKSGIVWDAARLDAYIAKPAAVVPGTTMMVGMPGDPAQRAAVVAFLAAQK